GGGGCTGGGATCTTGCCTGGTTGCTCCGCCTGCACCCAAGACAACCATAATTAAAATGTCCTTCATTGAACTTGGAAAGCCTTCAAAGCTGACAACTCCTTACGGGTACCCGGAAAGGCCTGGGAGTGTGCCAGGGCATTGCTTGGGAGGAACGCTGATTTGGAAGTGTTTACCTGATGAGAGACTGACAGCAGCTCCTGGTAGCTGAGctttccctcctgcctctgctgtgAAGGTGGACCCATCTGACAGTCAAATGCCTGACTCTGGACAGGACCGGACCTATTTATTGCCATGCAAGGGACTCTGCACTTTTGAATTGTGGGTCATGGGCTTGGATTTAGGGGTTAGAGCTGGGAGAAGTCTTGGAAATCACCTAGAGATGACActgccattttgcagatgaggaaaccgtcCAATCAAAATGGACCAAGGACTTGCCCAAAGCCTCACAGCAAAACTGTAGGCCCCCGCACTAACCCGGAGTCCCTGTGCTGTCTTAGTCGTAATTCTCACCTTAAGGATCAAATAGTTGTGAGCAATCATCTGGTTTtcagtatttcttcttttaaaatacctGGGGCCATAAGCAGTCTGTTTCACCGCAGCGTTTACACAGGGCTGCCGGGCTTTCCTGGTGGATGGGCTGGGCGGTTCATGAGCCAGAACCACTCAGCAGCATGTCAGTGTGCTTCCTGGGGAGCTGGCAGCAGGGGCTCCGGGCCCTGCTTCAGGGCTGCTTTCTGGCATATGGCTGATCCCCTCCTCACTCCTCCTCCCTGCATTGCTCCTGCGCAAGAAGCAAAGGTGAGGGGCTGGGTGTGGCTCGTTCTGGCCCATCTAAGGTGGTTCTCGGTGGTTTCTAGATGTGACAGCGCCCTTAGTGGATGAGAGAGCTCCCGGTGAGCAGGCTGCCGCCCAGCCCCACACGGAGATCCCAGAAGGAACCACAGGTGAGGGTGAGCCCCAGAGACCCCCAGACAGTCAAGGCCCTGCTGGGTGCCCCAGCTGACCTGCGACAGAAGTGAGGGCGCTTTGCGTGTTTATCCTCCTGTGGGGCAGGAACATGGGTGGATTCTGGCTCCTGTGAATCTTGGGTTGTGAGCAGCTCGATGCCTTGGTGCCCGGTTACCTCCCTGGCTGCCTGCCAGCCTCTCAGAGCATTTAGGGCTTTGTGGACTTCTTCTAGATGCTCCTCATCTTGCCTCAGTCAGCGCATCAGTTCCAGAGAGTTCTCTGCAGGGTTTTCTGGGGCAGGTGGTGGCAGAACCATGCCTTCTTGACACCTGAGGTCAGTCCACCCTCCTGCTCAGACTGCCCAGCACAGGGTCACCTCCCAAGGGGTGGACCCTAAGATCATCTGAGCACACAGAGGGTGCAGATGACCACACCTTTTGGTGATCTTAATGAGGTGGTCCCAGAGGAGCTGAGACATGTGATCTAGCATCCAGTTCTGGGACTCTTGTCTCCTTTTCAAACGTATTCGTGTAGAACAGGCATGACGGGAATGCCTTGTCAACATGGGTGATGGGGAATCAATCAGACAGGGCGCTGGGCTCAAGGCTACAGTCACCCAAGAGTGGCTCAGCCCACCAGGCCCTAGGAAATGCCTGCACAGCCTGGAGCTCCTGGAGTCATTTCCTTCATGTCTTCTTCACTGCACTTACGTAAAGATGCCAGCCATTGGTTTGGTGATTTGGAGGGTACCCAGTTGCCCAACAAGAAATGCAGAAGAGGcctagacaggatttcaccagcAGTGGAGAGCAGGGAAGATGTGCCCAGAAAAgagtttcctttccttcctaaAGATGCTGCTCCCTGCAGCTACTGGGGAAGCCTGCAGCGTTCTCTAGGGCTCTGTGTGTTGAGAGCAGCCCCACCCTTGCCCCTTCTGAGTGCATTTCTGCTTTGTGACTTGATCCGTGAGATCCCCTGAGATGGGCAGAGGGGATGTCCTCGAAGCTGGGGCAGAGCCTCATCGTTGAACGTGAAGGACGTTTGAAGACTGTGGCATGATCACGGGATGAGATCACAGGGAACTTGagtttctctcctcctctcccttcacaGTTATTTCACTGAGGGAAATCCCTCCCCTGCCCAGAATGAAAACTCTAGCCAACTCTTGACTTTTCCATCACTCCAAAGTAGTTGAAAGTACATTAGTCTCCACAGTGGCAAAACAGTGTGCAAAGGCTAAATAATTAGAACACCCAGTCCCACATGACAGTCAAAGCTTCTAACTCCATTCAAAGTTGCAGCCATTCCCCTCGGGGGctggcggggaggggaggggtaaGAGAAACAGGAATGTTCTTACTGAGTTGGTCCTGGTGTGAGCTGCGTCACACTCCCTGCAGAGGTTTCAAGgagactctctttctctctctctccatgggGACCTTATTTGAATTCTTCTAGACTCTTCCCCCAGCCTGCCATCTCCAGCTATCCTCCCCTGAAGAGCCCTTCTGCTGCGCTGGACTCTGGTGGCCATGTCATCTCCTCGGCCCCGTGGGAGTCTGAAGATCTGGCTGCAGCCTCACCTCTGAGGTCCTGCGGGCTGCCACCTCTTAGATATGATCTGAGGCTCCCACGCACTCTGACCTCTGCCCCCATGGGGCCCACGGGAAATACGCTGGCAAGCAAGCTGTGGGTGTGCGGACGGTTCTCAGGGCTGCAGCATTTGTCCTTTGCTCTGCCCCCAAGGCAAAGCCAGCCCATCTTCCATCCTCTAGTGTTCCTTGGTGGGGACCTGACCACAGTCCACCAGGTCCCTAACCAGAGGGGACACATACTAGGTGTCCTCAATGTATTGCCTTGAAACAGTTGTGCTGGGACTATGATGGGGGGTGGCCATGTAGCCACTCTCTCCAAGGAAATCCTCCTAAAGATCGCTTTACACCCTCCGTGTGGTGGGGAGATTCTAGAGTtgggtgcatgtgtcttcagCTACTGCCAATGCAGACCTTAGTTGGCACCTCGCTCTGGCCTATCCTGTTTGCTATATTCTTGGCGCTCCAGTGAAACTCCCCATGGGCCATCCAGTTGGGGTGCAGTGTGGCCACCCCCTTGCAGGATCCTGCCTTGCTGGAGGGCACAGGGCCCTCCTGGCTCTTGTAAAACACTCCCCAGGGTACAGAGAGGCCAGCAGTGATATGAGGCCCAACCTCCACCATGCCCTCCTTCCCTCCATGGTGTTTCCAAGCAGCTCCCTCTCTGGGGTCAAGGGGTGGCAAAGACAGCACAGCCTCCAATTTCTGACTCATGCCAGGCCTGGCTATCGCAGCTCTGCACTGTGTGTGACAGCAAGGCGACTCACCCAGTGCCGCGGCAGTGACCGTGTCTGGGGAAGCCTCCTCACGCCCTCTGTCTCAAGGACTCTGGCATTTAGCTGAACTTGCTGTCGCTCTGAGCCTTTCTGCCATTGCCATCACCTTGTCAGAAACTCAGGCCGAATCTGCACTCAGAGTTGTGCCCAGGCATTTGAGCCAACACTTGCTCAGCGATACTGTCACATGACAAGGCACTGTCGCCACTGGGCCTCGTGGGCAGCGCAGTGTTGGCTGGATGGACCCGGAGGGTGTCTGTGTCATGCTAGTGCTAGTGATGGGAGCCCCATGAGCCCATTGCCCGCCCTCCCATCCCCTCAGCAGCTGCCTGGGGACAGCCAATGGCCTGGGTGTTTCTGAAGCTACCACGTGGCTGCCAGGAAACTCGAGAACCTTTCTCTCCCTTGCCTACACCCTTCACACAGGCCTGTGCTGGCCAGCGGTGGGGATCCGGCATTCCTGTCTTAGGTGCAGAGAGTGACTGACTCATTGCAGGCCTGGGAGATAAGACTGATGGCCTAGCCAGCAAGATGTACGCATTTCTCAGAGGCAGTGGCCTCTGTCATTGTCCTCAGGAAATGCTGGTGATTCTGGTGGCCTGAGGTCAATGCATGTCAACGTGGCCAACTTGCCTTATAAACTTTTCTTCTGGACAATTGCGTGCATTGTCCTGTAACAGTGTCCTGTTGTTTATGTTGCAGAAATAGGTGTTTTTAAAGCCTATTGATTTTGGTACTATTAATGTGGTCAGGAACTTTCTCAGTCTTTCTTGTTTGGGGTGAGCTGTGGCTTCCTAAACAGGAACCCAAGACAACCCCAAAAGCTGCTCACCAGCACTGCCAGCCTCCCTCTTACCAAGTAGCACCCATTCAGGGCATTCTGTGAAAGGCATTTGCCCAGAAGTTGGGAGGaagaaaatgtaacattttggggcacctaccatatgccaggcaccaGGCCAAACGTGTTCACACAAATTCTCTTACTAACCCTCACCATCCTTCTACAAGACAAACTAGTATCTTCATCTTGGGGttctagatgaggaaatggaggctcagagaggttgaatgAATGCTGATGCCTAGATATGAACCCCATCTGCCTGACTCCGCAACCCAGGCAAAGTCTTTccttgaacttcccagcagcCACTGTTTAGACACAGCCTCCACGACCATGGCTCAGCAGCAAATTGCTTCTCTGACCTCACTCAGCCTGTGTGTCCTTGTTGAATGTGGCATTCAGGACCCCGGTCCCAAAGTGGAGAAAGTCTTTCCTACTAGGTCATAGCTACACCTGCATGTGGGTGCTGTGCATTTTGTTTAGTGAACTTTTATCACCAGCACCCTCAGCAATGACATTTGCAGAGAAGCCAGAGCTGAGGCACCTTGGTATTCTTGGGATGTGACTTTCCTGAATGTTTTAGGGAAAATACTCAAAGATACAGAGATCTTGGTTTCTAGTAAACAATAACTGTCTTACTTTTACCCCGCTTCATTTGCTGACACATACACCAGCTGAAGAAGCAGGCATTGGAGACACCCCCAGCCTGGAAGACGAAGCTGCTGGTCACGTGACCCAAGGTCAGTGAACTGGAATTACCTGCCATGACTtgggggttgggaggagggacATGGGGTGGGCTCTGCCCTGAAAAGATCATTTGGACCTGAGCCCTAattcacaagttcaggagattttAGGGAGTTGGTTCTTATCAAAGGTTGGCTACTCAGATACAGAAAGAGCCCTAGTGGTTTTTTTCTAATACCATTTCTGGGCAATTCCTAAGGCATTTAGTGTTCTGAAAGATGCTAGCCTTGTCCAGCCTGAGAGTTAAGAATGAATGTCTAACAGAaactctaggctgggcgcggtggctcacgcctctaatcccagcactttgggagacccaggtgggcagatcacctgaggtcaggagtttgagaccagcctggccaacatggtgaaatcctgtttcactacaaataaaaaaattagccgggcgtggtggtgggtgcctgtaatcccagctactcaggaggctgaggcaggacaatcgctcgaacccaggaggtggacgttgcagcgagccgagatcgcgccattgcactccagcctgggcaacaagagcgaaagtctgtctcaaaaaaaaaagaaactcaaatatATGCGACAGGTGATTCTTGCTGCAGGCTGCCCTCTGGCCGATCCAGGAGCAAGGCCTTAACCATGTCATCCCCAAGCGATTGCTTGTAAACTTTCTTCTGTGCAGCCTTCAACCCTTATTATGATTTTCTTCTCAGGAACCAAACTGCTATGTTCAAGAAAGACAGCTTTGTGTGATCATTTATCATAAATATCTTGAGAACTTCAAAAATCCTAGAGATTCCTAACTTTAGGAAATGGGAGACCTGTGGTACTGATATAACGTGGGCTGGGCTTGTTTTCTGTCATTTGCTAGATAAATGAACTTGAGAGCCTACTGTAAAATGTGGAAGCTTCTAGATTGCAAAAGGGCTGCAAAGACGCTATTCTTTTCTCCCAAGTGATGGGATCTGCCTCTGAGGCCATCTGATTGTAggagactctgcctcattgaGGATATTTTGAGGCCTAACTACACATTCCTGCCCCCAGAGAGGTCACAGCCTATAGCAGGCTGACGTTTCTCATCTCACATGGCACAGAAAGGCACATTTTCGTTCTCAGGCTAACAAAGAGCTTCAAAAACTATTAGAAGGGACAGTGGCTATAAGAGAAGAACCTCAGTCGATGTGTGAAATTAACTAGAAACTGGCTCCTGTTTCTTTTAGGTCATGTTTTTCAGCTTAGGTAAAACTAGAGGCTTTGATAAAGTATGACCTCTAGAAATCATTGCTTTTCATAAATAGAAGTGGGTTTGAGTTTTTTCTACTGATTGTTAGTGCAGGCGATGTCTACATGCCCCCAGAACGTATTCCAtgcaacaaaaaaagcccaggtcACCATCTTTGCTGGGAACTTGACTTTTGTGCTCACTGAATTTTAAGCTTTCTGACAGCAGCCTGGAATCATGGAGGGATAAAGTACCTATTAGTAAGATGGAAAAAGGTGTTTCAGGATGGAGCTGCAGTGTGTTGAGAGTAAGCTATGGGAAGGCCTGTGTATGAGGGGTGCACTTTTCTTCTGTAAGCGTCCACAGACCAGGCCTCCTGAAGAGGGCATGGGGGCTTAACTTACCTGGACTACTATGTTTACAATACTCATTTATCTCGATCTCCTCCTAACCCCTGAGAATTGCTACATTTAATATTTGCTGAGTACTTCCTAGCATCCTAGGGAATCAATAGAACATTCTCCcaaccaggctgggtgcagtggctcatgtctataatcccagcactttgggaggccaaggtaggcagatcccttgaggccaggagtgcgagactagcctggctgacatggtgaaaccctgtctctactagaaatacaaaagttagccaggcatggtgatacacacctgtaatcccagctacgtggggaggaataggaggcaggagaattgctactgaggcaggagaattgcttgaacctgggaggtggaggttgctgtgagccgagatcatgccactgcactccagcctgggcaacagagtgagtgagactctgtctcaaaaaaaaaaaaaaaagaacattctcaTAACCTGGCTTCTTCCTCCAGGGGTGTAATTAATcatgtcagtttcctcattgatacacacacacaaacacacagagtaCAATCCTGTATCCATTACTTTTCAAGGTATGTTTACTATTTACATTTGaggtccttttctcttttttaatagtGTTTCTTAAAGTCTTGTATTATATCATAGTACAGTAACACCCCAGTCAAGAGCACTCTAGTAAGCTCTAGGAGGAAGGCGCCTACCGGAAGGCAGTGGAGACCCGTCCTGTTGGGGCGGCATAGGGGCAGCCCCTGCCTGTGGTCAGTTCTGGCACTCAGGCTCAGGGTTGCCTCTGGGCTGCTCTTTCCAGAGACTGACCAAGGGCTCCCATAAGGCACCTGCAGAGCCTGTGAAAAGCCAAAGTCAGTGTTTTCCTGACACCAGTTGATCTGTGCAGGATCCATTGATTTAACCACCTGCTGTGTGGCATGCACTGTTGTCGATGCCAGGAACAGGAACTGGAGGAGCCCATGAGCATGGCCAGTATCAGGCTGGAGGTGCTGCTGCGCTGTGACCGGGCCTCTTGGGGATGAGCCCATGGCAACCACCCTGCCTCCAGTGGGGTTGGGCCCACATGTTACCTTTGTGTGTCCATGACCACACCTTCCTTCCCGACCTCATccaaatctctttcttttccaagccCCCGAATCCTTCAGGGCTGCAGGTTTTGTTTAAAGCAGAGCTGGTGAGTTGCGTAGTTGTTGTGTTGGGACTAGATGGGGTGTTCAAAGAGTTAGGAGTTAAAAAACATAAAGGGTACTTACTAGGAGAACCAAGGAGTGTAATTCTCCTGTTCTTAATATGCAGCCAGGTTAATGAATGTCACATGAAtgaaccagaaaaaaatgaagtgtgCCCTTGATCAGCTGGGTTGGTGTGCAGCAAGCTGTGTGACCAGGGGACAGCAGTGGTCCTGAGGGCCATCACTGTCTGCCGTGCAGAGCCCTTCCTCCCACGGGGGCCTACCTCACCTGTGCAAGGGGCTTGTCTGTGGTCAGTGACCTGGATAGATCTGAATGGGGCTTCTTTTTCGAGGAGTCTTATGGCAGGTCTATCAGTAAAGACTCCATTCTTGATGATCACACATTTTGGATTTTCCAAATCTGTCAGAGAATGGGCTTGAGGCAGAGTTTGTGGGCACTAGTTTCACTGGTTTCATTTACCAAAAAGGGGGGCAGAAGTcaagtatggtggctcatccctgtaatcacagaggcaggagaattgcttgagcccaggagttcgagaccagcctgagcaacataaggagaccccgtctctacaaaaataaaaaataacattttagtcagacgtggtggcatgcatctgtggtcccagctactcgggagggtgagatgggaggattgtttgagccctggagtcaaagttgcaatgagctgtgattgcaccactgcactctagcctgggtgacagagcgagaccctgtctcaaaaaaaaaaaaaaaaaaaaagaaaagaaaaaagggaaaaaaaaactcatgcctgtaatcccagcactttggggatgggggtggacagatcacgaggtcaggagatcaagaccatcctggccaacatggtgaaaccccgtttctactaaaaatacaaaaattagccaggtgtggtggcacgtgcctgtaatcccagttactcgggaggctgaggcaggagaatcgcttgaaccagggagttggaggttgcagtgagctgagattgtaccactgcactccagcctgggtgacagagtgagactctgtctcaaaaaaaaaaaaaaaaagggcgggaGGGCCGGGGAACAGTGAGAGGTAGGCAGAGGAAAGGGGATTCTCGCTACACCCAAACCAGGTACCATCTAGAGGCTAGAATCTTTGGGAGGCTTAAATTCCCTAGAAAGCAGGAGAAGCTTCTGTAGCCCTCCCGCTTTCCCAGTAGATTAAGCCCAGGGTGGCTCCAGATGTGTGACATGCTCTGTGCCCAACCAGAGCCCATCATAGGCAGAGGAATAACAACCACACCAGAAGGGCCCTCAGAGGTCACCACGTCCAAGAACcctctttacagatgaggaaactgaggcccacagagggGAGAGCCACCCAGCGAGCTGGTGGCGACTAGACCAGGAGACCTGTCATTCCAAGCAAGCAAAGGCAATGAGATGAGCCCAGAGCTGTGCTCCCATCTCTTTGTTAGGGGGCCTGGGATGCCCTCTCACTGTCGTTTTGTCCAGGATGATGCTCCCTCTCTTAAGCGATTAATGCGCCCTTGCTAACCTTTTGCTGTCGCTGCCTCTTCAAACCAGAGGAGTTGAGAGTTCCGGGCCAGCAGAGGAAGGCGCCTGAAAGGCCCCTGGCCAATGAGATTAGCGCTCACGTCCAGCCTGGACCCTGCGGAGAGGCCTCTGGGGTCTCTGAGCCGTGCCTCTGGGAGAGAGAGCCAGAAGCTCCCGTCCCGCTGACCGCGAGCCTTCCTCAGCACCGTCCCGTTTGCCCAGCGCCTCCTCCAACAGGAGGCCCTCAGGAGCCCTCCCTGGAGTGGGGACCAAAAGGTGGGGACTGGGCCGAGAAGGGGCCGGCCTTTCCGAAGCCCGCCACCCCTGCATATCTCCACACAGAGCCTGAAAGTGGTAAGGTGGTCTGGGAAGGCTTCCTCGGAGAGCCAGGCCCCCCAAGTCTGAGCCACCAGCTCGTGTCCGGCATGCCTGGGGCTCCTCTCCTGCCTGAGGGCCCCAGAGAGGCCACACGCCAGCCTTCGGGGACAGGACCTGAGGACACAGAGGGCGGCCGCCACGCCCCTGAGCTGCTCAAGCACCAGCTTCTGGGAGACCTGCACCAGGAGGGGCCGCCGCTGAAGGGGGCAGGGGGCAAAGAGAGGCCGGGGAGCAAGGAGGAGGTGGATGAAGACCGTGACGTCGATGAGTCCTCCCCACAAGACTCCCCTCCCTCCAAGGTCCCCCCAGCCCACGATGGGCGGCCTCCCCAGACAGCCGCCAGAGAAGCCACCAGCATCCCAGGCTTCCCAGCGGAGGGTGCCATCCCCCTCCCTGTGGATTTCCTCTCCAAAGTTTCCACAGAGATCCCAGCTTCAGAGCCCGACGGGCCCAGTGCAGGGCGGGCCGAAGGGCAGGATGCGCCCCCCGAGTTCACGTTTCACGTGGAAATCACACCCAACGTGCAGAAGGAGCAGGCGCACTCGGAGGAGCATTTGGGAAGGGCTGCATTTCCAGGGGCCCCTGGAGAGGGGCCAGAGGCCCGGGGCCCCTCTTTGGGAGAGGACACAAAAGAGGCTGACCTTCCAGAGCCCTCTGAAAAGCAGCCTGCTGCTGCTCCGCGGGGGAAGCCCGTCAGCCGGGTCCCTCAACTCAAAggtctgtgtcttgagcttcttCGCTCCTTCCTTGGGGACCTCCCAGGCCTCCCAGGCCTCCCAGGCTGCGGGCACTGCCACTGAGCTTCCAGGCCTCCCGACTCCTGCTGCTTTCGACGTTCCTAGGACGCCACTAAACCGACACCTGGGTGCAGCTGCTCCACTCCCTCGGCCTCCTCCCATGCTCAGGCTGTGGCCGCACGCACGCCTCACGCTTGCCCGCCACTCTGCATGTCACCAGCACCCCTGCCCCATGCTCCCCACCTTGTTTGACTCTCTGGCCACTTGATTTGTCCACAAGGGCCCATCAGCCCACAGGAGGTTGGTGGGTGCCCTCCACCGACAGGATGACGGCTGCCCTCATGGTGTCTAGAACTCTCCAACCCTCCCATGTAGGCATAAGCagccccactttgcagatgaggaaacggaggctcagagaagtacaGTAACTTGCCGAAGGCCAATGagtagtaagtgacagagctaggTTTGGGATCCAGGTAGGTTGGCTCTGAAAGACACGCCTGTCCCGCATCCCACAATACCTCCCAGGAGGTGCTGGAGTGTGGACTCCTAACACAGAGATGTGCAGGGCACACACAGCAGGCGACACACAGCATCCAGAGGTGGCCCAGAGCCCATGCTGTGCCTTTGGCCCAgcgccctgcccccacctgctcTGCCTTGTGGCAGGAAGACAAGGAGCAGACACAAGATCTCCCTGGTCCACATGCTGCCACCTCCCTCCGCAGAGGACAAGGGGATCCTCCTGCTGGCATTGGAGGGGGTTGAGCAGGGCCCACCTCGAGCCCTCGGAGGCACGACCACA
The sequence above is drawn from the Symphalangus syndactylus isolate Jambi chromosome 20, NHGRI_mSymSyn1-v2.1_pri, whole genome shotgun sequence genome and encodes:
- the MAPT gene encoding microtubule-associated protein tau isoform X2, whose product is MAEPRQEFDVMEDHAGTYGLGDRKDQGGYTMLQDQEGDTDAGLKESPLQTPAEDGSEEPGSETSDAKSTPTAEDVTAPLVDERAPGEQAAAQPHTEIPEGTTAEEAGIGDTPSLEDEAAGHVTQEELRVPGQQRKAPERPLANEISAHVQPGPCGEASGVSEPCLWEREPEAPVPLTASLPQHRPVCPAPPPTGGPQEPSLEWGPKGGDWAEKGPAFPKPATPAYLHTEPESGKVVWEGFLGEPGPPSLSHQLVSGMPGAPLLPEGPREATRQPSGTGPEDTEGGRHAPELLKHQLLGDLHQEGPPLKGAGGKERPGSKEEVDEDRDVDESSPQDSPPSKVPPAHDGRPPQTAAREATSIPGFPAEGAIPLPVDFLSKVSTEIPASEPDGPSAGRAEGQDAPPEFTFHVEITPNVQKEQAHSEEHLGRAAFPGAPGEGPEARGPSLGEDTKEADLPEPSEKQPAAAPRGKPVSRVPQLKARMVSKSKDGTGSDDKKAKGADGKTKIATPRGAAPPGQKGQANATRIPAKTPPAPKTPPSSGEPPKSGDRSGYSSPGSPGTPGSRSRTPSLPTPPTREPKKVAVVRTPPKSPSSAKSRLQTAPVPMPDLKNVKSKIGSTENLKHQPGGGKVQIINKKLDLSNVQSKCGSKDNIKHVPGGGSVQIVYKPVDLSKVTSKCGSLGNIHHKPGGGQVEVKSEKLDFKDRVQSKIGSLDNITHVPGGGNKKIETHKLTFRENAKAKTDHGAEIVYKSPVVSGDTSPRHLSNVSSTGSIDMVDSPQLATLADEVSASLAKQGL
- the MAPT gene encoding microtubule-associated protein tau isoform X5, which codes for MAEPRQEFDVMEDHAGTYGLGDRKDQGGYTMLQDQEGDTDAGLKESPLQTPAEDGSEEPGSETSDAKSTPTAEAEEAGIGDTPSLEDEAAGHVTQEELRVPGQQRKAPERPLANEISAHVQPGPCGEASGVSEPCLWEREPEAPVPLTASLPQHRPVCPAPPPTGGPQEPSLEWGPKGGDWAEKGPAFPKPATPAYLHTEPESGKVVWEGFLGEPGPPSLSHQLVSGMPGAPLLPEGPREATRQPSGTGPEDTEGGRHAPELLKHQLLGDLHQEGPPLKGAGGKERPGSKEEVDEDRDVDESSPQDSPPSKVPPAHDGRPPQTAAREATSIPGFPAEGAIPLPVDFLSKVSTEIPASEPDGPSAGRAEGQDAPPEFTFHVEITPNVQKEQAHSEEHLGRAAFPGAPGEGPEARGPSLGEDTKEADLPEPSEKQPAAAPRGKPVSRVPQLKARMVSKSKDGTGSDDKKAKGADGKTKIATPRGAAPPGQKGQANATRIPAKTPPAPKTPPSSGEPPKSGDRSGYSSPGSPGTPGSRSRTPSLPTPPTREPKKVAVVRTPPKSPSSAKSRLQTAPVPMPDLKNVKSKIGSTENLKHQPGGGKVQIVYKPVDLSKVTSKCGSLGNIHHKPGGGQVEVKSEKLDFKDRVQSKIGSLDNITHVPGGGNKKIETHKLTFRENAKAKTDHGAEIVYKSPVVSGDTSPRHLSNVSSTGSIDMVDSPQLATLADEVSASLAKQGL